CGAAATTCCTGAAAACGGAATGGTTACCCTGAAAGTTTACAATGTTTCCGGTGTTGAAGTTGCTACACTTGTAAACAAACAAATGACCAACGGAAGATATGACATCGCTTTTGATGCTACAAGTCTTTCATCAGGCGTTTATTTCTATCGCTTACAGTTCGGCAACCAGGTTATCACACGCAAAATGGTGGTAATGAAGTAGGTATTAGGTATTAGGTATCAGGTATTATTTTTGATCTGATACATTCTACCCTATCTTTTGAAGCTGCTCTCTGAAAAGGGGGCAGCTTTTTTTTTAATGCAGTAATCCAATAATGCAATAATGCAGTAATGTGATGAACGCTTTGCTTTATTATTATCCTGCTTTGATATTTCCGGAGGCTTGTGAGGTTTTATCCCTTTGCAATTGATCTTATAACAGTTAAATTTAGTGATAAAAAAATGGAAGTTACAGATGACAAAACCCCGTGACCCGATATCGTGGAATGAATGTTTTATGCAGATGGCATACCTGATGGCGATGAGATCGAAAGACCCGAACACTCAGGCAGGTGCAGTAATTGTTGATCAGAACAAGGTAATTGTGGGTTTGGGATACAACGGTTTCCCGAGAGGGATCGACGAGGGGAAACTTCCATGGTCAAGAAGTGGTGGCTTTACGGAATCGAAGTATGCGTTTGTAGTACATGCCGAAGAAAATGCCATTTACAACGCCAATAAATCTGTTCACGATTGTGTTTTATACTGCACTCTTTTCCCCTGCAACGAATGCACAAAGACAATTATACAGAACGGGATAAAAAAAGTAATCTACGCCTCGGATAAATATCACGATGACCCGATTTGGATCGCATCAAGAAAACTGCTGGATCTGGCGGGGGTGGAATATGAACAGTATATTCCCGGGTTCGAACTGAATCTCTCCGAAAAAGGTGAACACTAATCAGCCCGTATTTTTGATTCCTGCTGCAATACCGTTCACGGTCGAACGAAGAAGTGTCGTGAGATCGTCGTTTTCTGCATGATCGTTCCCTTTTCGCCACTCACGGATAAACCTTAATTGAATAAAACTTACGGGATCAATATAGGGATTCCGAAGTTGAAGCCTTCTTTGGAGGTTTTTATTGTTGCCGAGAAGATATTTCTCACCTGTGAGAAGAAGAACGGCACTTACCGACCTGTCGTATTCATCCTTAATCATCCTGAATATTTCCGGTGCTGCCGGACTTTTTGCCAGCAGAGAATATTCCCTTCCGATCATCATGTCCGTCTTAAAAAGAACCATTTCTACATTTTCCGTCAAGACTTTGAAAAAATCCCAGTTGTTGTAGAGTTTTACGAGTTCAGCTTCTGAAGCATCCTCGTTAATAATGGCATCTTCAATTGCCGAGCCATATCCAAACCAGCCTGAAATTGTGTTCCGGTTTTGTGTCCATGCAAAAACCCAGGGAATTGCCCTGAGAGCCGAGAGGTCACCGGTAACTCTTCTGGATCCCGGTCGGGAACCGATCTCAAGTTGTTCAATGACATCAATGGGGGTTGCAGAGCGAAAATACTCCGTAAACCCGGGATGCTCGACCAGAGAGCGGTATTTTTTATATGCCGAGGCTGATATCTTATCAAAAAGGGTGATATTCTGATTCCTCAGAAGTTCTTCCTGCGGGTCCGGAGCAGGTTCCGCAGTTTTGAGTATAACGGCTGAGGTGGTAATTTCGAGTGATTTCAAGGCGGTTTCGGGGATGAGATATTTTGCTGAGATCATTTCACCCTGTTCGGTTATTTTAATCTTCCCCTGAAGCGTTCCTTGAGGATTTGCCATAATGGAATCATAAACAGGACCGCCACCGCGGGAGATGCTGCCTCCCCTGCCATGAAAAATAACCGGCTCTATTTTATATTCGCTGCAAAGTTGTGAAATACCTCTCTGAGCCTTGAAGAGTTCGAAATTGGAAGTTACGATTCCGCCGTCCTTGTTGCTGTCGGAGTAGCCAATCATCACTTTTTGTACTCTGCCCCTTAGCCTTAGATGTCTTCGAAAGACTCTCAGATCAAAGAGTTCTTTAAGAATTGAGGTTGATTCCTGTAAATCGTTTATTGTCTCGAACAGCGGAAGTATATCGATATCCGATGCAACTATTCTTTCCTCTTCAACTTTTACAAGTCCTGATTCTCTGGCAAGGAGGAGAACAGACAGAATATCACTGACTTTGGAACAGTTGCTGATAATGTAGTCTTTTCCTGCATTTTTTGATATATTCTCTTTTGCCCATCTGATCAGGGATATCTCCTCGAGTACCTGAGCTGTCCTCTCTGAGAGACTGGAAAAAGAGTTGATCAACGGTCTTGGTGACAATATTTCATCCCGCAAAACCTTTATTTTTTGCTCTTCAGGGAGATTTCTGAAATTCGGCGATGCTGCGGTGAGGAAGAGAATTTCTTCAATTGCCTCCCTTACAAGGGCTGAATTTTGTCTGATATCTATCTTCACAAAATGAAATCCAAAGGTTTTCACTTTGTAAATAAACGGTTGCAGAATTGTATCCGCTATCAATTCACCTTTGTTTTCCCTGAGGCTCTCTGCCATAAGAGCAAGGTCATCCACCAAATCAGAAGCATCGGGGTAACCGCCTTCACTTCCGGAGAGTGTTCTTCCGAGTTTCTCATAAATGAGAAGAAGTTTTTTACGGTAGAGTTCCGAGGCGTCCCTGTACCAGGGGTGATCGCCGGTATTCAGCGATTTCACATCACTGTTGATCGATGAATTAAGAGCTTTTGAAACGGGGACATGGTTGACGGAATTGCTAAGATTCGTGTAAAGCCTGTCGAGATCCTGCCTGTAGAGCCTGATAATCTCCTCTTTATGCTGGAGAAGAGTTTCGCGGGTAAGTGCCGGGGTAACAAACGGATGCCCGTCGCGGTCACCACCGATCCAGGAGCCAAACCTTACCACAGGGTCAGCCGCAGAGAGCTGATAACCGGATGAGTGGAGTGCATAATTGAAAAGGTGATAAAACTCTTCTACCCGGTCATAGAGTACATCTTTAAGGAAAAAGAGACCTCTCTGAACCTCATCACTCACAGAAACCTTGTGGGTTCTTACATCATTAGTCTGCCAGAGAAGTGTAATCTCCGCCTTCAGTTTTTGAATTATTCCGAAGTGTCGGTAGTTTTTCTCATCTCTGAGAATCAGAAGATTGCAAATTTTGAGAATTTTACGCATTACAGTCTGGCGGGAGGCTTCCGTGGGGTGCGCAGTAAATACGGGAGTAATTTCAATTTTCTTTAAAAGGAGGGAAAGCTCTTTTTCATCCAATCCGTTATTTTTCAAGGTTGCCAGTGTGTGGTCGAAGGTACCAGGTTCCTCTGCTCTGTGGGCACCCTGCCTTTCCCTGTTTTTTCTCAGGGTATAGATTTCGTCGGCAGCATTCACAAGAATAAAGTAGATGGAGAAGGCTTTCACCACCCTTATGGCTTCATCAATTGAAAGGGCAGCGATGATTTCCTTGATTTTTTCAACCGTTTCCCCGTTATACGAGTTTCTGAGTTGTTTAGTGAGAGACCGGAGCTCTTCAACGCTTTCAAAAACCTTTTGTCCCTCCTGTTCCTTAATCACTTCACCGAGAAGGATGCCAAGGTCGCGAATTGTCGAACTCAGGGAGGAATCTTTTGCGTAATTCTCAATTTCTGAAAGGGTTGGTTTGAACATTTAATATCCTTTATGGAAGCAATTGGTACAGAGGGAATTCAGGCAGCAAACTTCAAGCATTTTGCGTTAGAACGGACTCCCCTTCAGCAGAAGCAATGAGAAGACCGTGACACAAATTGCAAAACCCGTACCTATCAAAAGGGAAATAAAGGCATACCTTAAATATCTCATCTTCTTTTGGATCAGAATAAGACCGGAATCGTAAATCTCCCTGAACTGCACCTGATATGTCTTTTTCGGATCACTTAAGGTGTTTGCCATCAGTTTTTCGAATGTTTTGTAGTCATAGTTGATGTAGTATCCTGCGAAGATCGATTCAAGTGTTGTCTCATCGGTAACCTCGGATTTTTTAGCTTTACCCTGAATCAGTTTCGGCATTATACTTAGCGAAGAAAAAATAACAGTGATGAATGCCTGAACCAGCATTGTTAGTGCTGCATACCGAAGGACCGGATGATCCAGATGCGAAAGTGTAATATTCAGCGTGAATGCTGAAATGACTATGAGGATGTGAGCCTTGGTGTCCGCTGCCTGGGTTAATCTGAGGAGATTTTGCCTGGTTTGTGCGAGCAATGAATCTATTTGGGCTCTTGGTTCGGGTATCTCGTGTTGTGACATGGCATTAAATAAAATTAAATATCAGGATAGTGAAAATAACCAATGATAAACAAGAAACAACTCCCCCAACGAGGAAAAGAGAACAATATCAGCCGGAAATGTGGTTGTGAAGCTCTTCCACAGTATTAAAAAGCATCCCGTTGTTCATTTTCATTACAAGTTCCGGTGTCCAGCAGTCCCAAAGCACAGATGCAACAGCTACACCGGCTTCCCTTGCTGCTTTTATATCTGCCGAAGAATCGCCGATCATAATTGCTTCTTCGGGTTTAATCTCAAGTTTTTTAAGAATTGTCAGAATGCCTTCGCCCGACGGTTTTTTTTGAATAACATCATCACCGGATATAAGTAACTCAACTTTTTCGAAAACGCCAAGTTCTTTCAGGGTAATCTCTGCTGATCTTCTCCCTTTTCCTGTGAAAGCCGCAATTCTGCCTCCATTTTCGATAATATGATCCAGCAGGTTTTCGATACCGTCATGCAGGGATGCAATATTGTGGTTCTCCTTGTAATAGACAAAGTAATCGGAAATAGCTTTTTCAGCGTTGTCTCCAAACAACTCCACGATGATTTCCTCTTCAGTGGGACCAAATAGAGCGATTACCTCATCCGGGGAGAGGATTTTACCGAAATATTTGCTGTTAATGTGGTTGAATGAGTCAAATATCAACTGATTTGTCGAGGTAAGTGTACCATCGATATCGAAAATAAAGAGTTTATATTTCAGTGCCATCAGCCGCTACTTTAATTTAAAAAGGAGGATTGTCCCGTCCATGTTGGATGCAATAAAAAGATCACCAAATTTCTCGACAGTTAAGGCTCTTGCCTGACCGAGGTAGAAGAGATTTGTAAACTTATCTTTCTGAAAACGGAGAAAATTGCCGTTTTTCAGCCCAAATATTGCACTTTTATCGAATTCTTTGATTTGAACAGGATTTGTATCGAGCCCCCACTTCACTTTGTGAGTCTTGATCTTCTTTCCTGTAAGAGCATTTACGGTGTGGAATTCGTTTTCGATTGACTTGATAAAAAGTGTCTTCCCATCTTCGCTGAGTCCCAATGACTCCCATGCATTAAATTCCTTGGTGCTCCACTGGGTTTTCCCAAGCAGCACATCCACACATGAAACACTTTTATCGGGAGAAACAAACCAGATGTAATCTCCGTTTGTGACGGGGGTGCAACTTGCGGTTGAATAGTAAAAGTTTACATTTTCCGACCATTTCCAGTTAAGTTTACCCGTGCGCAAGTCGATACAATAAGCCATTCCGTCCCATGCAGAGAATATTACACGGTCATTAATAACAACAGGAAGTGATTCGATTCTTCCTTTTGCATCGGAGTTTTTCCACATCGGTGTAAGTGTTGACGCTTCATAGGCGTAGATTGTACCATTTGCGGTTCCAAAAAGGAGTGCTGTTGTTTGTCTGTCTCTGAAATATACAGGAAAGGAAACGAGCCTTGATGTAATCGGTTCATTTAAACCGAGAGTTTGAAGAACCTCACCCGATTCAAGGTCAATCTGATAAAGGTCGCCACCTGCATTCCCGGCAAAAACCTGTTTTCCCACCACAACAGGGGTTGATACGAGATGTGCCTGAAGGTCGACCCACCAAAGAGTGGTGAGATTTTTATCCAGATTGAAGAGAACCCCTTCCAGTGTTGGCACAAGGATTCCGTCTTTATGAGGGACCGGAGCAGAAACCATGGTTTTACCAAGGTCTATTTTTTTAATTATTTTGGTTTCCTTGTAGTCGATGAAGTCCAGTGAATCGGTTGGCACTGGATTTATTCCGGGCACTTTTGACTCGTCAAACCATGTAAATACGGTATCGACGAAAGATGAATCCCCTCTTAACGAAGCAATACAGGTTATCTTCATCTCTTTTTTTGTAAGATCAACGAAGTTAAAGCCGTAAAGCTTTGTTTTTGATGTGGAGCCAACTCCCATAAAAGCGGGAAGCATGTCAAATTCCATCTTCTTGTTCGCATGCCCGTGACCAACAAAGATGGATTTAAGATTCTTTTTGCGAAGAAGATTTGTCACCTTATACCAGTTGTCCACATCTCCATCGAGGGGATGGTGAATAAAGAAGTAGATTTCCTTGTTATCAGGGATGTTTTTGAGCTGTTTTTCGAGCCAGTCGATATCCTCAGGAACTACATGACCACCGCCACCTCGTAGAACAATACCGGAATTCAATCCGATAAATACATAATTGAGTGTGTCGAACCGGAATTTATTGTCACCAAAAATGGCGGGAAATTCCATTCCACCCATATCCGACCACTTTGTATCGTGGTTGCCGGGAATAATTAAAAACCTTTTATTCAGTTTTGAAAGGAGTTTTTGGGCTCTTTCAAGTTCCTCCCACTTTCCTGTCTCGGAAATATCACCGGTGATAACCACAAATCCAACATCATTCTGCGAGTTAATCCTGTCGATTTGTTTCAGGATCACAGAATCGGATTTTGCATATCCCACATGAATATCGGTAAGCCACGCAAATTTGAGATTTTGCCCGCCTGCAGAGTATGCGGCGATAAAAAGAATTAGTAATAAAATCTTCGATCTAATCATATTATTCATTTCCGGAAGGTAAATTTTCCCAAAGGAAGGATAACCATAAATTATTGGTCAACCTTCCTTATGGGTTAAAATTAAAGTTTTTCGAGCAGGTCTTTGAGAGTCGAAGCGAGGTTTTCGAGAGGAGCTTCGAGTCTTTCACCCGTTTTTCTGACTTTTATCTCCACTTTGTTTTCAGCGAGTTTTTTCTCGCCAACAATCACCTGTAAAGGCATGCCGAGAAGGTCTGCATCCTTAAATTTGAAACCTGCCTGTGCATCAGCTCTGTCGTCAAAAAGCACTTCAATACCAGATGCCAGTAATTCAGAATAGATTTTTTCGGATGCTTCCGCAACCGGTTCCTTTTTCATGTTCAAACCAAGAAGGTGGACATGGAATGGAGCGATTGCCTTGTTCCAGATTATACCCGCTTCATCGTGACTTTGTTCGATGGAGCAGGCGACAACTCTTTCGACACCAATTCCGTAACTGCCCATAACGATCGGTTTCTCATCACCCGCTTCGGTTAGGTAAGTTGCACCCATGGCAGCGGAGTATCTTGTTCCGAGTTTGAAAATGTGTCCGAGTTCTATTGCTGTGAAGACACCGAGTGGCTTTCCACATTTGGGGCAACCTTCTCCGGAAGTGACAGTACGAAGATCGGCGTATTCAATAGTCGGAACATCTCTCTTGAAGTCGATGCCACCGATGTGGTAATCGTTTTTATTCGCACCCGAGAAGAGATTGTTGCAGTCACGAATCCTGAAATCGGCAATTATTCTGCCGTTGAAACCGATCGGTCCGATGGAACCTGCATCTGCACCCGTAATCTCTTTGAGTTCTTCGGGATGTGCAGGTCTGATGCCGCTTCCGAGAGCTTTTTCAAGCTTGGTTTCATTAACCTCGTCATTCCCTGACATAAGTATCAAAACTGCTTTGCCGTCAGCGATATAAACCCTCGATTTTGCCGTCTGTCTCTCGTTAATATTGAGGAAAGCACAAAGTTCATCGATCGATTTCACATTCGGTGTGCTGATTTCGTAAATTTCTTTTGATTCATTATCTCTTTGAACCGGAGTGATGACAGATGAAGCCACTTCAACATTGGCTGCATATCCACAGGCTTCACAATGTGCAACTGTATCTTCGCCGGCATCAGAACCCACCATGAATTCTTCACTGCCACTTCCACCCATCGCACCGCTTGAGGCACCCACGACGAAAAACTTTAAGCCAACTCTTGAAAATATATTTCTGTAAGCCTGATCATGAAGATCATACGACTTGTCGAGACCGTCTGTATCGATGTCCAGTGAGTAGGAATCTTTCATCAGGAATTGTCTTCCGCGAATCACACCGCTTCTTGGTCTGGCCTCATTTCTGAATTTTGTTTGTATCTGGTACCAGGTCTGCGGCATGTCCTTGTAAGATTTCACCACTTTACGGGCATGGAAAGTTATAATTTCTTCATGAGTTGGTGCGAGCACATAATCCCTGTTTTTGAGGTGATACATTGTGTCGCCAAATGCCTCAACTCTGCCTGTTTCTTCCCAGATTTCCCTTGGGTTAAGTGCCGGCAGGTGAAATTCCTGTCCACCTATCGCATCCATCTCCTGACGGATGATTTCACAAACTTTTTTAACCACCCGGTAACCGAGCGGTAGAAATGAATAGATTCCGGCGGCAAGTGCCCTTACATAGCCACCCCTCAGCATGAGGACATGACTCGGTACAACGGCGTCGTTTGGTACTTCTTTAAGTGTCGGTATAAATGATTTGCTTTGTCGCATTTTGTCTTTGAATTTTTTGAAAAACTGAATTACAAAGATAGTAAAATTAGGTATGATGTATGAACTATGAACTATGAGCTGGTCTTGCGGTATCCTGAAATTCGTTAAGGAAGTCTTTGTAGTTTTTTATTTCTATGCCATCTGTGCCCGGTTTGGAAATCCCTTTATAAATCAGGAATCCTTTTTCTTCGGGGCTTTTGGTTTTTTCAATAGCAGTGATATACTTTTTCTGGAATGTCTCACTTGTTTTTATTTCGACCCAATCTCTGGTTGAATTTTTATCGATGACAAGATCTGTCTCCAATCCATATGATGTTCTGAAATAGTAGAGATTCCAAAACAGCTTATTGTGCTCAAGAATCTTTTTGACTTCAGATACTATATAATTTTCGAACAGTGGACCGGACAGGATACTGTTTTCAAACTGTCTTTGTGATTCAATTCCGGTGAGAAAAGAGACCAACCCGGTGTCGTAAAAATAAAGTTTTGGAGATTTTATTATCCGTTTGCCAAGATTTTCATAAAACGGTGGCAGAAACCAGATAATGTAAGATGCCTCAAGTACCGACAACCAGTGTTTAACAGTATTTACAGTTACTCCCAGCTCGCTGGCGATTTCGGACAGATTAATCATTTGAGAGCATCTTGCAGCAAGGAATCTGATTAACCTAAAAAAGTCTCTGATATTCCCAATATCACTGATCGACCTTAAATCCTTTTCAAGATAGGTATTGATATATGCCTGATACCACTCGTTTCCAAACTGATAATCTCTCTTCACCAGCTCGGGGTATCCCCCCTTAAATATCGATTCTTCGTGAAGTTTTTGGGGAATTTCGCTGAACTGCAATGGAAGGAGTGAAAGCAAACCAATTCTTCCAGCGAGAGATTCAGAAATATGCTTCAGCAAAGTGAACTGAGAGGAACCGGATAGGATAAACTTGCCGTAATTATCGCGGTCATTGTCAACGGCGATTTTCACATATGAAAATATTTCAGGTGCTTTCTGTGCCTCATCAAAGATAACTTTGTCACTATAAATTCTCATAAACCTTTCAGGATCATCCCTGAATTCAGCAACTGTCACCGGGTCATCAAATGTCACATACTTGTACTCGTCTTTGAGGAGAGCACTAAGCATCGTGGATTTACCCGACTGGCGGGGTCCTGTAACACCCGTAACAGGGAATGCTGAAAGATATTTGAGCAGAGTATTTTCTGCGGTTCGAGAGATATAATTGTTCATCAGGGTGAAAACCTTGTATTTTTGCAGTCTGACTGCAAATATACATAAATTTTAGCAAATTTATCTGCTCCAGGGCCAGTTCCTCAAAATTTTTGCACAAAATAAAACTGCCCCCGAAGATTTCTCCGGAGGCAGTAAAAACATCACAAGGCATTTAAGCCGGAATAATTAACTCTCTTTTTTTGCTCTCATTGCATCCCAGATCACATATCCGCAAAGGAGGGCAAACATGAAGAGACCAACAAACATGGCACCGTTGGATTCAACCCAGTGCGTTGCCATTAGATCCACATCGAAATATTTCATTACTGCACTTATTACACCCATTAATGCACCACCGGCTATAAAGCCTGATGCGATAAGTGTTCCGCGTTCTCTACGGGCTGTGTTAAGATCTTCATCTTTACTGCGGGTTGAAACGATGTGTGCAAGGATACCACCGATGAGAATCGGCGTGTTGAGTTCGAGAGGAATATACATCCCCAGTGCGAATGCAAGAGCAGGAACTTTGATCATGGTAAGGATCAGAGCCATGGCAGCACCGGCGATATAGAGCATCCAGGGAGCATCTTTTCCTGACATCAAAGGCTCGATAACTGCAGCCATTGCGTTTGCCTGAGGAGCCTGAAGTGCATTGTCACCTTTGAAGCCGTATGCTTCATTAAGAACCATGATGATAAGTCCGACCACTGCTGCCGAGGCTGCAGTTCCGACAAATTTCCATGTCTGCTGCTTGTAAGGTGAACTTCCCAGCCAGTAACCTATCTTAAGATCGGTGATGAACGCACCTGCACATGAAAGTGCGGTACAAACCGCTCCACCAATCAAGAGGGCTGTTACCATTCCTTCTTTTCCTTTGATTCCGAATGAAATCAGAATAATTGAAGAAAGAATCAGGGTCATGAGTGTCATACCTGAAACAGGGTTTGTACCCACGATTGCAATAGCATTGGCCGCAACTGTTGTGAAAAGGAATGAAATGATCATTACAATGAGAAGTCCGATCAGAGCATCTCCCCAGCTTCCGGTAACTCCAAAGTTGAAGAAAAGAAGGAGGGCCAAACCAACAGCAAGAATACCTGAAACGATGACGAACATTGGAAGGTCTTTTTCGGTACGAAGTGCACCGGATGCAGCAGCCCTTCCACCACCGATTTCTTTGGCAGCAAGTTTGAATGCTCCCGCAATAATTCCGGAGGAACGGACGATACCGATAATTCCTGCCATGGCAATGCCACCGATACCGATATGACGGACATAATTTCTGAAAATCTGTTCAGCCGACATATCCTTTATCAATATTGTTACATTGGCACCAAATGGAGCTACGAGTCCCTGACCGATGTAATAAACCACAGGAATAAGGAGGTACCATGAAACGAATGAGCCTGCGGCTATGATTGCGGCATACTTAAGACCTACAATAAAACCGAGTCCTGTAACGGCAGCACCAATATTTATATTGAAAACAAGTTTGTATTTGTCATAAAGCATATCGCCAATTGGT
The nucleotide sequence above comes from Ignavibacteria bacterium. Encoded proteins:
- a CDS encoding oligopeptide transporter, OPT family, producing the protein MSGHSSGEVKGLPKNAYSELKPGEKYQPIMSPLAIVPEVNVYTISLGLLMAVLFSAAAAYLGLKIGQVFEAAIPIAIIAVGLSTLLKRKNALGENVIIQSVGATSGAVVAGAIFTIPALYILDLEATFLQVFLSSLLGGFLGILFLIPFRKYFVADMHGKFPFPEATATTEVLVAGEKGGSQALVLVSSGLVGGVYDFIIATFGWWSETFSTKVLPIGDMLYDKYKLVFNINIGAAVTGLGFIVGLKYAAIIAAGSFVSWYLLIPVVYYIGQGLVAPFGANVTILIKDMSAEQIFRNYVRHIGIGGIAMAGIIGIVRSSGIIAGAFKLAAKEIGGGRAAASGALRTEKDLPMFVIVSGILAVGLALLLFFNFGVTGSWGDALIGLLIVMIISFLFTTVAANAIAIVGTNPVSGMTLMTLILSSIILISFGIKGKEGMVTALLIGGAVCTALSCAGAFITDLKIGYWLGSSPYKQQTWKFVGTAASAAVVGLIIMVLNEAYGFKGDNALQAPQANAMAAVIEPLMSGKDAPWMLYIAGAAMALILTMIKVPALAFALGMYIPLELNTPILIGGILAHIVSTRSKDEDLNTARRERGTLIASGFIAGGALMGVISAVMKYFDVDLMATHWVESNGAMFVGLFMFALLCGYVIWDAMRAKKES
- a CDS encoding dCMP deaminase family protein; the protein is MTKPRDPISWNECFMQMAYLMAMRSKDPNTQAGAVIVDQNKVIVGLGYNGFPRGIDEGKLPWSRSGGFTESKYAFVVHAEENAIYNANKSVHDCVLYCTLFPCNECTKTIIQNGIKKVIYASDKYHDDPIWIASRKLLDLAGVEYEQYIPGFELNLSEKGEH
- the ppc gene encoding phosphoenolpyruvate carboxylase produces the protein MFKPTLSEIENYAKDSSLSSTIRDLGILLGEVIKEQEGQKVFESVEELRSLTKQLRNSYNGETVEKIKEIIAALSIDEAIRVVKAFSIYFILVNAADEIYTLRKNRERQGAHRAEEPGTFDHTLATLKNNGLDEKELSLLLKKIEITPVFTAHPTEASRQTVMRKILKICNLLILRDEKNYRHFGIIQKLKAEITLLWQTNDVRTHKVSVSDEVQRGLFFLKDVLYDRVEEFYHLFNYALHSSGYQLSAADPVVRFGSWIGGDRDGHPFVTPALTRETLLQHKEEIIRLYRQDLDRLYTNLSNSVNHVPVSKALNSSINSDVKSLNTGDHPWYRDASELYRKKLLLIYEKLGRTLSGSEGGYPDASDLVDDLALMAESLRENKGELIADTILQPFIYKVKTFGFHFVKIDIRQNSALVREAIEEILFLTAASPNFRNLPEEQKIKVLRDEILSPRPLINSFSSLSERTAQVLEEISLIRWAKENISKNAGKDYIISNCSKVSDILSVLLLARESGLVKVEEERIVASDIDILPLFETINDLQESTSILKELFDLRVFRRHLRLRGRVQKVMIGYSDSNKDGGIVTSNFELFKAQRGISQLCSEYKIEPVIFHGRGGSISRGGGPVYDSIMANPQGTLQGKIKITEQGEMISAKYLIPETALKSLEITTSAVILKTAEPAPDPQEELLRNQNITLFDKISASAYKKYRSLVEHPGFTEYFRSATPIDVIEQLEIGSRPGSRRVTGDLSALRAIPWVFAWTQNRNTISGWFGYGSAIEDAIINEDASEAELVKLYNNWDFFKVLTENVEMVLFKTDMMIGREYSLLAKSPAAPEIFRMIKDEYDRSVSAVLLLTGEKYLLGNNKNLQRRLQLRNPYIDPVSFIQLRFIREWRKGNDHAENDDLTTLLRSTVNGIAAGIKNTG
- a CDS encoding proline--tRNA ligase, with amino-acid sequence MRQSKSFIPTLKEVPNDAVVPSHVLMLRGGYVRALAAGIYSFLPLGYRVVKKVCEIIRQEMDAIGGQEFHLPALNPREIWEETGRVEAFGDTMYHLKNRDYVLAPTHEEIITFHARKVVKSYKDMPQTWYQIQTKFRNEARPRSGVIRGRQFLMKDSYSLDIDTDGLDKSYDLHDQAYRNIFSRVGLKFFVVGASSGAMGGSGSEEFMVGSDAGEDTVAHCEACGYAANVEVASSVITPVQRDNESKEIYEISTPNVKSIDELCAFLNINERQTAKSRVYIADGKAVLILMSGNDEVNETKLEKALGSGIRPAHPEELKEITGADAGSIGPIGFNGRIIADFRIRDCNNLFSGANKNDYHIGGIDFKRDVPTIEYADLRTVTSGEGCPKCGKPLGVFTAIELGHIFKLGTRYSAAMGATYLTEAGDEKPIVMGSYGIGVERVVACSIEQSHDEAGIIWNKAIAPFHVHLLGLNMKKEPVAEASEKIYSELLASGIEVLFDDRADAQAGFKFKDADLLGMPLQVIVGEKKLAENKVEIKVRKTGERLEAPLENLASTLKDLLEKL
- a CDS encoding HAD family hydrolase — its product is MALKYKLFIFDIDGTLTSTNQLIFDSFNHINSKYFGKILSPDEVIALFGPTEEEIIVELFGDNAEKAISDYFVYYKENHNIASLHDGIENLLDHIIENGGRIAAFTGKGRRSAEITLKELGVFEKVELLISGDDVIQKKPSGEGILTILKKLEIKPEEAIMIGDSSADIKAAREAGVAVASVLWDCWTPELVMKMNNGMLFNTVEELHNHISG
- a CDS encoding ATP-binding protein, which translates into the protein MNNYISRTAENTLLKYLSAFPVTGVTGPRQSGKSTMLSALLKDEYKYVTFDDPVTVAEFRDDPERFMRIYSDKVIFDEAQKAPEIFSYVKIAVDNDRDNYGKFILSGSSQFTLLKHISESLAGRIGLLSLLPLQFSEIPQKLHEESIFKGGYPELVKRDYQFGNEWYQAYINTYLEKDLRSISDIGNIRDFFRLIRFLAARCSQMINLSEIASELGVTVNTVKHWLSVLEASYIIWFLPPFYENLGKRIIKSPKLYFYDTGLVSFLTGIESQRQFENSILSGPLFENYIVSEVKKILEHNKLFWNLYYFRTSYGLETDLVIDKNSTRDWVEIKTSETFQKKYITAIEKTKSPEEKGFLIYKGISKPGTDGIEIKNYKDFLNEFQDTARPAHSS
- a CDS encoding PQQ-binding-like beta-propeller repeat protein, encoding MIRSKILLLILFIAAYSAGGQNLKFAWLTDIHVGYAKSDSVILKQIDRINSQNDVGFVVITGDISETGKWEELERAQKLLSKLNKRFLIIPGNHDTKWSDMGGMEFPAIFGDNKFRFDTLNYVFIGLNSGIVLRGGGGHVVPEDIDWLEKQLKNIPDNKEIYFFIHHPLDGDVDNWYKVTNLLRKKNLKSIFVGHGHANKKMEFDMLPAFMGVGSTSKTKLYGFNFVDLTKKEMKITCIASLRGDSSFVDTVFTWFDESKVPGINPVPTDSLDFIDYKETKIIKKIDLGKTMVSAPVPHKDGILVPTLEGVLFNLDKNLTTLWWVDLQAHLVSTPVVVGKQVFAGNAGGDLYQIDLESGEVLQTLGLNEPITSRLVSFPVYFRDRQTTALLFGTANGTIYAYEASTLTPMWKNSDAKGRIESLPVVINDRVIFSAWDGMAYCIDLRTGKLNWKWSENVNFYYSTASCTPVTNGDYIWFVSPDKSVSCVDVLLGKTQWSTKEFNAWESLGLSEDGKTLFIKSIENEFHTVNALTGKKIKTHKVKWGLDTNPVQIKEFDKSAIFGLKNGNFLRFQKDKFTNLFYLGQARALTVEKFGDLFIASNMDGTILLFKLK